The following proteins are encoded in a genomic region of Sebastes fasciatus isolate fSebFas1 chromosome 14, fSebFas1.pri, whole genome shotgun sequence:
- the tas2r201.1 gene encoding taste receptor, type 2, member 201, tandem duplicate 1 yields the protein MEIEIIDMGEQAFILINAPLILLNLAANIFYACCLIFPPRNAPRLKQPLKMLLGCLFWSSIGYCVSLALLYCVLKEKKHLIMSILSWVIVLFFLHNSMSCSVWLNFYYYIQIVPAQRALMVWVKRNIKSFMNMALLFDGTLYLFSGAIYSVNIILNVKMFTYINGTETGHQFDGLHFPEEVCIFINKVHIFLSLCIMTVSSFSTGRYLHRHMKSVAQGFSTPRIQSQMRVTITGISQGVFYFLYGTFYIYSSFTYILLSPHVFGPWISFTATSLYISGTTVNLGIGQAVCRQRAADGWKALKALCGAGMVTHDMKMHSSHHTSGEIPNTVTVDVQMSV from the coding sequence ATGGAAATTGAAATCATTGATATGGGTGAGCAGGCTTTCATTTTAATCAAcgctcctctcatcctcctcaaCCTCGCTGCGAACATCTTCTATGCATGCTGCTTGATCTTCCCACCGCGCAACGCACCAAGACTCAAGCAGCCTTTAAAGATGCTACTGGGATGTCTTTTCTGGAGCTCAATTGGTTATTGTGTCTCTTTGGCTTTACTGTATTGTGTGTTAAAGGAAAAGAAACACCTCATTATGTCCATTCTGTCGTGGGTGATTGTGCTGTTCTTCCTGCACAATAGCATGTCATGCTCTGTTTGGCTGAACTTCTACTACTACATCCAGATCGTCCCTGCACAGCGCGCTCTCATGGTCTGGGTAAAGAGGAACATCAAGTCTTTCATGAACATGGCTTTGCTTTTTGATGGGACCCTTTATTTGTTCAGTGGTGCCatttattctgtaaatataatattaaatgtcAAGATGTTTACTTATATCAACGGTACAGAGACTGGACATCAGTTTGATGGACTGCACTTCCCAGAAGAAGTTTGTATCTTCATCAACAAAGTGCATATCTTTTTAAGTCTGTGCATAATGACAGTTTCTAGCTTTTCCACGGGCCGCTACCTGCACAGACACATGAAAAGTGTGGCACAGGGCTTCTCCACTCCAAGGATTCAAAGTCAGATGAGAGTCACCATCACTGGGATCTCTCAAGGAGTGTTCTACTTCCTCTATGGCACTTTCTATATCTATAGTTCGTTCACCTacatcctcctctcacctcacGTCTTCGGTCCTTGGATCTCCTTTACGGCCACCTCGCTCTACATATCAGGCACCACGGTCAACCTGGGCATCGGTCAGGCTGTATGCAGGCAAAGGGCAGCCGACGGCTGGAAGGCACTCAAAGCACTGTGTGGTGCTGGCATGGTAACACATGATATGAAAATGCACTCCAGCCATCATACATCAGGTGAAATACCTAATACTGTAACTGTTGATGTCCAAATGTCAGTATGA